In Treponema vincentii, a single window of DNA contains:
- a CDS encoding (2Fe-2S) ferredoxin domain-containing protein, which translates to MQKLTREMLHKLRDSLVNEIKIRQTADKIAYVIVGMGECGLQKGAKDVFTAISKKVNALGLRGSVAVIQADMESFWDRAPVVEVIMEGPKPVKYGRVTPETAQKIIESHIINKKTVTEYMLDAAEARENHV; encoded by the coding sequence ATGCAAAAATTAACACGCGAGATGCTGCATAAACTGAGAGATTCGTTAGTAAACGAAATAAAAATCAGACAGACAGCCGATAAAATTGCTTATGTGATCGTCGGTATGGGGGAGTGCGGTCTTCAAAAGGGGGCAAAAGATGTCTTTACCGCAATCAGTAAGAAAGTAAATGCACTCGGATTACGCGGCTCCGTCGCAGTAATTCAAGCGGATATGGAGAGCTTCTGGGATAGAGCACCCGTCGTTGAAGTCATCATGGAGGGGCCAAAACCGGTAAAATACGGACGGGTTACCCCCGAAACCGCACAAAAAATTATAGAAAGCCATATTATAAACAAAAAGACGGTAACCGAATATATGTTGGATGCTGCGGAAGCTAGGGAGAATCACGTATGA
- a CDS encoding complex I 24 kDa subunit family protein produces MNAQPSFSDSLNSFIADWKNRPGNLIMILHKVQEEFGYISKEAAQEVSIRTGIPLANVYGTMSFYHFFKTEKPGKHKICICLGTACYLKGSQDILDESRSLLGLTEEQVTGADGEFSVEPVRCIGCCGLAPVLSVNGIVHGKLKREDMTKIIADCRTQEQKMPD; encoded by the coding sequence ATGAACGCACAACCGTCCTTCTCCGATTCTTTAAACTCCTTTATCGCCGATTGGAAAAATAGGCCGGGTAACCTTATTATGATTTTACATAAGGTTCAAGAAGAATTCGGCTATATTTCAAAAGAGGCTGCGCAAGAAGTTTCGATCAGAACCGGTATTCCTCTCGCCAATGTATACGGCACCATGTCTTTTTATCACTTTTTTAAAACGGAAAAACCCGGAAAACACAAAATTTGTATTTGCTTAGGAACAGCGTGTTACCTAAAGGGGAGTCAAGATATTCTCGATGAATCTCGCAGCCTGCTCGGATTAACGGAAGAACAGGTTACCGGCGCCGACGGAGAATTTTCTGTTGAGCCGGTACGATGCATCGGATGTTGCGGATTAGCACCTGTCCTTTCCGTCAATGGTATCGTTCATGGAAAATTGAAACGCGAAGATATGACAAAAATCATTGCAGATTGCCGCACACAAGAGCAAAAAATGCCGGATTAA
- a CDS encoding type II toxin-antitoxin system RelE family toxin, protein MRQLSMISKGNYKGLYRFRIGDYRLFYKISEDTVIVFIVDLGTRKGAYK, encoded by the coding sequence ATGAGACAGTTGTCGATGATATCGAAAGGTAATTACAAAGGCCTATATCGGTTTAGAATAGGGGATTACCGTCTATTCTATAAAATATCAGAAGATACAGTCATTGTATTTATAGTCGACCTTGGAACACGAAAAGGTGCTTATAAATAA
- a CDS encoding LysM peptidoglycan-binding domain-containing protein: MKKAFFFLLLSIAIFSLFTSCPTSPPSPKEEPQRIEEAPAKEPAPIPASEPDQPKPKEPVPEAEPKTVSVKKYTVVKGDILSRIALKHFGSLDRAYYFPIIMVMNEGIIKHPDKIRPGMTLNIPDFQEFMAHPEYRQKAKSQFEQCIKIYKREKKFTMMKRLQKRIKYMDKPQ, translated from the coding sequence ATGAAAAAAGCATTTTTCTTTTTGCTATTATCAATAGCGATATTTTCTTTGTTTACATCGTGTCCAACATCGCCGCCTTCGCCGAAAGAAGAGCCTCAAAGGATAGAGGAGGCGCCTGCGAAAGAACCGGCGCCTATTCCTGCTTCCGAACCGGACCAGCCTAAACCAAAGGAACCTGTTCCGGAGGCAGAACCGAAAACGGTAAGTGTCAAAAAGTACACCGTTGTTAAAGGCGATATTCTTTCACGAATTGCCTTGAAGCACTTTGGAAGTCTTGATAGAGCCTACTATTTTCCCATTATCATGGTGATGAATGAAGGGATAATAAAGCATCCCGATAAGATACGCCCCGGTATGACGCTGAATATTCCGGATTTTCAAGAATTTATGGCTCATCCTGAATATCGACAAAAAGCGAAATCTCAATTTGAGCAGTGTATTAAAATATATAAAAGAGAAAAAAAGTTCACTATGATGAAACGATTGCAAAAACGCATAAAATATATGGATAAACCGCAGTAG
- a CDS encoding CPBP family intramembrane glutamic endopeptidase — protein sequence MNKKVVFFNLMNLLITFILAMIFGGATQNIRGNELLLGSVTMVAVQLSPLITTLIFRKKYNERKFYAYKLNRYSVIAIIFPITLILLSSFILDLMGIPYVKSEYTGYLLLIGIIATIVGSISEEIGWRGTLLQIFENKYTSFTSSLFVGILWGAWHFFKIMNVGFVGYLLFIPTVIMLSIFITYFYKKSKNNILNAIFYHTFFNLSNMILLFKRESIQLYLTILGASALLLILLFMYDREYFKLKKA from the coding sequence ATGAATAAAAAAGTAGTATTTTTTAATTTGATGAACTTACTAATAACCTTTATTCTTGCTATGATATTCGGAGGTGCTACACAAAATATCAGAGGTAATGAATTACTATTAGGCTCTGTTACAATGGTTGCAGTACAATTATCTCCATTGATAACAACTTTAATTTTTAGAAAAAAATATAATGAAAGAAAATTTTATGCTTATAAATTAAATAGATACTCAGTAATAGCTATTATATTTCCAATAACACTGATTTTACTATCTTCATTTATACTTGATTTAATGGGAATACCGTATGTTAAATCAGAATACACGGGGTATTTATTACTAATTGGTATTATAGCTACTATTGTCGGATCTATTAGTGAGGAAATTGGTTGGAGAGGAACTTTATTACAGATTTTTGAAAATAAATATACTTCGTTTACCAGTTCACTATTTGTTGGAATACTTTGGGGGGCATGGCATTTCTTCAAAATAATGAACGTCGGATTCGTAGGATACCTATTATTTATCCCTACGGTTATTATGCTTAGTATTTTTATCACATATTTTTATAAGAAATCAAAAAACAATATTTTAAATGCAATTTTTTATCATACTTTTTTTAATTTATCAAATATGATTCTTTTATTTAAAAGAGAATCAATACAATTATATTTAACTATATTAGGCGCATCTGCATTGTTACTCATATTATTGTTTATGTATGATAGAGAGTATTTTAAATTAAAAAAAGCATAG
- a CDS encoding tetratricopeptide repeat protein, with the protein MNRTLCLKILYGVILISLATIVYWSISNTNKDYRLVTSLFIGLLLLIPGRISQYFYQDFYTGRKYMNKNDLDKALYHFLQFERCIEEKPWKKTILWMTWSVYTIDILAMVKHNISCIYINKKQYEEAEKYIKEALNIDNKYPLPYLNRSIINMANGKKEECINNIEKSIKLGMNNSKVDKIIKNMQSVYANIQSIE; encoded by the coding sequence ATGAATAGGACGCTCTGTTTAAAAATACTTTACGGTGTAATACTTATATCACTTGCTACCATTGTTTATTGGAGTATATCAAATACTAACAAGGATTATCGCCTTGTTACTTCGCTTTTTATTGGTTTACTTTTGCTTATACCTGGAAGAATAAGTCAATACTTTTATCAAGATTTCTACACCGGTAGAAAGTATATGAATAAAAATGATTTAGATAAAGCATTATATCACTTTTTACAATTTGAGCGTTGTATTGAGGAAAAACCATGGAAAAAAACGATTCTCTGGATGACATGGTCTGTTTATACGATAGATATTTTAGCCATGGTTAAACACAATATTAGTTGTATTTATATAAATAAAAAACAATATGAAGAAGCAGAAAAATATATTAAAGAGGCTTTAAATATTGATAATAAATATCCGCTTCCATATTTAAACCGTTCTATTATTAACATGGCTAATGGTAAAAAAGAAGAATGCATAAATAATATTGAAAAGAGTATAAAACTGGGAATGAATAATAGTAAAGTAGATAAGATTATAAAAAATATGCAGTCTGTGTATGCTAATATTCAATCTATTGAGTAA
- the ppk1 gene encoding polyphosphate kinase 1, with translation MMDYLNRELSWIDFNERVLAEACSSSVPLLERLKFIGIVSSNFDEFFMVRVAGLQEFYKSGHPPADADDWPVETLLEAIVQKTRVLFDIQEAVLNTEILPQLKAHGFAYCKPEECSEAERRFLEDYFYRHLYPIITPQVSENEQALADSVANVRLHVGFLLSGDAGGQDRLAIVPVPSAPRFVFLQSDPAKKVRFVLIDELIRYFGGAFFPGCRITGTGIFKINRSASMTVDDSSDDGFIEALEEVLIRRRYSFVVRMTSTHESPALVRRMSELFQLGEKDIYLSEAPIGLSSFAKITEIDGFKRLRNGKWKHFAHPAFSSDGTLWDSIKAHDILLHVPYQSYKPVIRLLSDAAEDPAVTSIRMTLYRTSKSSPVVRALVEAAKRGKQVTVFVELKARFDEERNLGWVKRLQKHGVRVVYDLPHLKVHAKLLLIMRREGQGEQGYLHLSTGNYNDTTARLYADISLFTVNPRMIADAHIIFSRLCGKYTQETPRYIITAPDALKRTLLGYIEREIDFARQHKPARIIAKMNSLSHPELIAAIYKASQAGVRIDLNVRGICMLIPGQRGISENVRVVSIIDRYLEHSRIFYFENGGNPEWYLSSADWMPRNLERRVELLFPVLDKQNQKLLDYFFSVYFADNVKAFEMQPDGSWHRKTLPQGQQPVRAQEALHRFFEQQAGD, from the coding sequence ATGATGGACTATCTTAATAGGGAACTTTCATGGATCGATTTTAACGAGCGGGTATTAGCGGAAGCGTGCTCTTCCTCGGTACCGCTTTTAGAGCGGCTCAAATTCATCGGTATTGTATCTTCAAATTTTGATGAGTTTTTTATGGTGCGGGTTGCCGGCTTGCAAGAATTTTATAAAAGCGGGCATCCACCTGCCGATGCTGACGATTGGCCGGTAGAAACGCTGTTAGAAGCCATCGTGCAAAAAACGCGCGTCTTGTTTGACATTCAAGAAGCGGTATTAAATACCGAAATTCTGCCTCAGCTAAAAGCGCATGGGTTTGCCTATTGCAAACCGGAAGAATGTTCCGAAGCGGAGCGGCGTTTTTTGGAAGATTATTTTTACCGGCACCTCTACCCGATTATTACCCCGCAAGTTTCCGAAAATGAGCAGGCGCTTGCAGACAGTGTTGCCAATGTGCGGCTGCACGTCGGGTTTTTGCTTTCGGGTGATGCAGGCGGACAAGACCGGCTCGCGATTGTGCCGGTGCCATCGGCTCCGCGCTTTGTCTTTTTGCAATCGGACCCTGCAAAAAAGGTTCGGTTCGTACTGATCGACGAGCTGATTCGGTATTTCGGCGGAGCGTTTTTCCCCGGCTGCCGGATTACCGGAACGGGAATCTTTAAGATTAACCGCTCCGCCAGTATGACGGTTGACGATTCCTCCGATGACGGTTTTATCGAGGCATTGGAAGAGGTTCTTATCAGACGCCGATACTCGTTTGTCGTGCGGATGACGAGTACGCATGAATCCCCCGCATTGGTGCGGCGGATGAGCGAGTTGTTTCAACTGGGCGAAAAAGATATTTATTTGAGCGAGGCTCCCATTGGACTTTCCTCTTTTGCAAAAATCACGGAAATAGACGGGTTTAAACGGCTGAGAAATGGAAAATGGAAGCATTTTGCACATCCTGCCTTTTCCTCTGACGGTACGCTGTGGGATAGTATCAAAGCACACGATATTCTACTGCACGTGCCGTATCAGTCATATAAACCGGTTATCAGGCTTTTGTCTGACGCTGCGGAAGACCCTGCCGTAACGTCCATCCGTATGACCTTGTATCGTACCAGTAAAAGCTCGCCCGTTGTGCGCGCGTTGGTGGAGGCTGCAAAGCGGGGAAAACAGGTTACGGTATTTGTGGAATTAAAAGCGCGCTTTGATGAGGAGCGGAATCTCGGTTGGGTAAAACGGCTGCAAAAGCATGGCGTGCGGGTGGTGTATGATCTGCCGCATTTGAAGGTTCACGCAAAACTTTTGCTGATTATGCGGCGCGAGGGGCAGGGTGAGCAGGGGTATCTGCACTTGTCTACCGGCAACTACAACGACACCACCGCACGGCTCTATGCGGATATATCGTTGTTTACCGTCAATCCGCGTATGATTGCCGACGCGCACATTATTTTTTCGCGTCTGTGCGGTAAATATACACAAGAGACACCCCGCTATATCATTACCGCGCCTGACGCACTCAAGCGTACTCTGCTGGGCTATATCGAGCGGGAAATCGACTTTGCACGACAGCATAAGCCCGCCCGCATTATCGCAAAGATGAACAGCCTTTCTCACCCTGAACTGATTGCCGCGATTTACAAGGCGTCTCAGGCAGGTGTCCGGATCGATTTAAACGTGCGGGGTATCTGTATGCTCATTCCCGGGCAGCGGGGTATCAGCGAAAACGTCCGCGTCGTCAGTATTATCGACCGCTATTTGGAGCATAGCCGGATATTCTATTTTGAAAACGGCGGTAATCCTGAATGGTATCTTTCCAGTGCGGATTGGATGCCCCGCAATCTTGAGCGGCGGGTAGAGCTGTTGTTTCCTGTTTTGGATAAGCAGAATCAGAAGCTTCTGGATTATTTTTTTAGCGTGTACTTTGCGGATAACGTAAAGGCCTTTGAAATGCAACCGGACGGCAGCTGGCACCGCAAAACTTTGCCGCAAGGACAGCAGCCGGTTCGGGCTCAAGAAGCCTTGCATCGGTTTTTTGAACAGCAAGCTGGTGATTGA
- a CDS encoding MGH1-like glycoside hydrolase domain-containing protein: MNKRDFPKVHFYDQDFVDIYDRTWSFIQDFLFNIKTEKGTTESFFLYPDNNGWFLNQYETIFSSFFFVYSNRNYSANQGLDFFYAHQEESGAIRSQYNVETGEPVFSSDNPEGVGMPLFAWAEYNMFHKTANKKRVKDVMPVLTRYMKWLDTSFKQPNGLYTVPLAAVEMYNTPRKKAAYLVDFNAAVAVNALYMSVLGDILNDKELSFQYKRVYFTLKTRINALMWNAETGFYHDIDADEQKLPQKTIAGFWPLLAEIPNEDKAEQLSAHLLNPETFGSDHPIPSLSLDDSAYNERGMGALGSVFPHLNFIVIKGLEKYERWELARECAIRHIYYVLDGLAPDGNSKKGALWEAYLPQKEGPAQWPDHENFPRKQYLFSAALSTITLMIENVIGLSISFPRKTVDWIIPNLEVMGIENLSLKRNLVTILSSKTQRGWEIHMESEKLYYFTINILGQKKKTLPIPSGKCSMLIDKL; this comes from the coding sequence GTGAACAAACGCGATTTTCCAAAAGTTCATTTTTATGATCAGGATTTTGTTGATATTTATGATAGAACGTGGTCGTTTATTCAGGATTTTTTATTCAATATAAAGACCGAAAAAGGAACAACTGAAAGTTTCTTTCTGTATCCCGATAACAACGGATGGTTTTTAAATCAGTATGAAACCATCTTTTCATCGTTCTTTTTTGTCTATTCAAACCGAAACTATAGTGCGAATCAGGGATTGGATTTTTTCTATGCACATCAGGAAGAATCGGGGGCGATTCGATCTCAGTATAATGTAGAAACCGGTGAGCCGGTGTTTTCGAGCGATAATCCCGAAGGTGTCGGTATGCCGCTTTTTGCATGGGCGGAATATAATATGTTCCACAAGACGGCGAATAAAAAACGGGTGAAGGATGTCATGCCGGTACTAACTCGCTATATGAAGTGGCTGGATACTTCGTTCAAACAACCGAACGGATTGTATACCGTCCCGCTCGCAGCCGTAGAAATGTACAATACACCGCGCAAGAAAGCTGCCTATCTGGTAGACTTTAATGCGGCGGTCGCGGTTAACGCGCTGTATATGTCGGTGCTGGGGGATATCCTTAACGACAAGGAATTGAGTTTTCAGTATAAACGGGTTTATTTTACGCTGAAAACCCGTATCAACGCCCTTATGTGGAATGCCGAAACGGGTTTTTATCACGATATCGATGCGGATGAACAAAAATTGCCGCAAAAGACAATCGCCGGTTTTTGGCCGCTGCTTGCCGAAATCCCCAATGAGGACAAGGCCGAACAGCTTTCCGCACACTTGCTCAATCCCGAAACCTTCGGTTCCGACCATCCTATTCCCAGCTTGTCGCTTGATGACTCTGCGTATAATGAACGCGGTATGGGGGCGTTGGGGAGTGTGTTCCCGCATTTGAACTTTATCGTCATTAAGGGCTTGGAAAAATATGAGCGGTGGGAACTTGCGCGGGAATGTGCTATCCGGCATATCTATTACGTACTTGACGGACTTGCTCCCGACGGCAACAGCAAAAAAGGCGCGTTGTGGGAAGCGTATTTGCCGCAAAAAGAAGGCCCCGCGCAATGGCCTGACCATGAAAATTTCCCGCGCAAGCAATATCTTTTTTCGGCAGCGCTCTCGACCATCACATTGATGATTGAAAATGTGATCGGGCTTTCTATCAGTTTCCCGCGAAAAACCGTCGATTGGATTATTCCGAATCTTGAGGTAATGGGAATCGAAAACTTGAGCCTGAAACGAAACCTCGTTACCATCCTATCGTCAAAAACGCAGCGGGGCTGGGAAATCCACATGGAAAGCGAAAAGCTCTATTACTTTACTATCAATATCCTCGGACAAAAAAAGAAAACGCTGCCGATACCCTCCGGTAAGTGTTCGATGCTCATCGATAAACTGTAA
- a CDS encoding asparaginase domain-containing protein has product MYQSFVFLEIRVLMLSDEKAFCSCKAGSAAGSCPICTRTPGYPLLLTEHIARDAYRLAQSLGCTLIPKAQYEYPSGMPALPPEYQLCGASVKIAEKGVLDIEFHKHKKQIDILEIRIEEDAGRLMHADGKAFMDYSSAGMPSIRIRTGNNLELGEEAEMFLTELNNRLRYIGLLTDSDSSHKIRCNAYVASTEFPNPPQHYVKLRNLNSFNFVRKAVNEDLRRQEDMLKQGKEPISESRLWNARMERTEPYKTRDFIDYVKTRPAKELHFYTAPDTLLQEVLQTAPENQQSRKLRYIQSFGLSIPIVRALCTEARLADFFEAVLQFGIEPKIAANGILEDILPLLKRAGKTIDAFVLQPEYVARILRLAQEGTINHPIARTLLQKIIIDGADPAALLAQDEWIKISDETTLRTLVQELIAKHPKEAELLKTGSMKYLEILCGQVMKRTKGFADQQLVKQLIKEELNIRIIYVLSMGGAISATIQNGQVKAGSTKILSELLDTDIAKRHIRIEPSISDGLFSEELEPADWARLIHAICEKIASGTANGIVITHGTDTLVYTAPLIYWLFADTPVSIVLTASGTAPSESEEARRNFNAAIKLAWEKENGVYVSFNGKVLSPLNLKFVDSGDIGFVNWNMQTPLFRGEGLLSDYEESDSLVFESLLSEAADNMFLIKTYPGIRSERLISLQKDIRTFFLELYENGTANMKDSSYSLKEFLKRGKKRQCRFYCTSQQEEAIDFSNYASARDLWKEGAVPMGMLTTETAIALYYAASLVCDSQEELDRIMETAALLNEN; this is encoded by the coding sequence TTGTACCAATCGTTTGTTTTTCTTGAAATCCGTGTTTTAATGTTATCGGATGAGAAAGCGTTTTGTTCCTGCAAAGCAGGCTCCGCAGCCGGAAGTTGTCCTATTTGTACACGCACACCGGGATATCCGCTGCTTTTAACAGAACATATTGCCCGCGATGCGTACCGGCTCGCTCAAAGCCTCGGCTGTACGCTTATCCCAAAAGCTCAATATGAATACCCTTCGGGTATGCCCGCCCTTCCGCCCGAATATCAGCTCTGCGGCGCTTCGGTAAAAATTGCCGAAAAAGGCGTGCTCGATATCGAATTTCACAAACACAAAAAGCAAATTGATATTTTGGAAATACGCATCGAAGAAGATGCGGGCCGCCTTATGCACGCCGACGGCAAGGCTTTTATGGATTACAGCTCTGCGGGAATGCCGAGCATCAGGATACGCACCGGTAACAATCTTGAACTGGGCGAAGAAGCGGAGATGTTTTTAACCGAACTGAACAACCGGCTGCGGTACATCGGACTCCTCACCGATTCCGACAGCAGTCATAAAATCCGCTGCAATGCCTACGTTGCTTCTACCGAATTTCCCAATCCGCCGCAGCACTATGTAAAACTGCGGAACCTTAACTCTTTTAACTTTGTACGGAAGGCGGTAAACGAAGATTTACGGCGACAGGAAGATATGCTCAAACAGGGGAAGGAGCCGATTTCGGAAAGCCGGTTGTGGAATGCCCGCATGGAGCGTACCGAACCGTATAAAACGCGGGATTTTATCGATTACGTTAAAACGAGACCGGCAAAAGAGCTGCACTTTTACACCGCGCCTGATACGCTGTTGCAAGAAGTATTGCAAACTGCTCCGGAAAATCAACAATCGCGAAAGCTGCGCTATATTCAATCCTTCGGTCTGTCCATCCCGATTGTACGGGCGCTGTGTACCGAGGCGCGGCTTGCGGATTTTTTTGAAGCGGTGCTGCAATTCGGAATTGAGCCGAAAATCGCCGCAAATGGGATACTGGAAGATATTCTTCCACTGCTAAAGCGCGCCGGTAAAACAATCGACGCCTTTGTTTTGCAGCCTGAATACGTTGCCCGTATTTTGCGGCTTGCGCAGGAGGGAACGATTAACCATCCGATTGCCCGCACCCTGCTGCAAAAGATTATCATCGACGGCGCTGACCCCGCAGCCCTGCTTGCTCAAGATGAATGGATAAAAATATCCGACGAAACAACACTGCGGACACTCGTTCAAGAACTGATTGCCAAACATCCGAAAGAGGCGGAACTGCTCAAAACCGGTTCGATGAAATACCTCGAAATCTTGTGCGGGCAGGTGATGAAGCGGACAAAAGGATTTGCCGACCAGCAGTTGGTAAAGCAACTCATTAAAGAAGAATTGAATATCCGCATTATCTATGTACTTTCGATGGGCGGCGCAATTTCGGCTACCATACAAAACGGACAGGTGAAAGCGGGAAGTACCAAAATTCTGTCCGAGCTATTGGATACCGATATTGCCAAACGGCATATCCGCATTGAGCCGAGTATTTCCGACGGGCTTTTCAGCGAAGAGCTGGAGCCTGCGGATTGGGCGCGGCTTATCCACGCAATCTGCGAAAAAATCGCTTCGGGGACGGCCAACGGTATTGTGATAACGCACGGAACCGATACTCTCGTTTATACCGCGCCGCTGATATACTGGCTTTTTGCTGATACGCCGGTCTCCATCGTATTGACTGCATCCGGTACCGCTCCTTCGGAATCTGAAGAAGCGCGGCGCAACTTTAACGCGGCAATTAAGCTCGCATGGGAAAAAGAAAACGGCGTCTATGTTTCTTTTAACGGTAAGGTGCTTTCACCGCTCAATCTCAAGTTCGTCGATTCCGGCGATATTGGCTTTGTAAACTGGAATATGCAAACGCCGCTCTTTCGGGGAGAAGGGCTACTTTCGGATTATGAGGAAAGCGACAGTCTCGTTTTTGAAAGCCTCTTGAGCGAAGCTGCCGACAATATGTTTTTGATAAAAACCTATCCCGGTATTCGGAGCGAGCGTCTTATTTCATTACAAAAAGATATACGCACGTTCTTTTTAGAGCTGTACGAAAACGGTACGGCCAATATGAAAGACAGCTCATATTCTTTAAAAGAGTTTCTGAAACGCGGCAAAAAACGGCAATGCAGGTTTTACTGTACTTCTCAACAGGAAGAAGCTATCGATTTCTCCAACTATGCCAGCGCACGGGACTTATGGAAAGAAGGCGCCGTACCGATGGGAATGCTCACAACCGAAACAGCCATTGCACTGTACTATGCAGCATCTCTCGTATGCGACAGTCAGGAGGAGCTTGACCGCATTATGGAAACGGCAGCGCTCTTAAACGAAAATTAA
- a CDS encoding GrdX family protein: MKQLIITNNPKTAEYIEHQRKEWNSSAGIDTSNDDTAAIELIFCASRDELYTQVRDYIHRNWKLQNHAMYGNIQLHKQPYRSMVLTKGTELDTRSLQLWEQAMERVKRTNPPNYSEKVLEDFQALDLSLFRSAL, translated from the coding sequence GTGAAGCAACTGATTATTACCAACAACCCTAAAACCGCCGAATATATCGAACATCAACGTAAAGAATGGAATAGCAGCGCTGGGATAGATACCTCGAATGACGATACCGCAGCTATTGAACTGATATTCTGCGCTTCGAGGGACGAACTGTACACACAGGTACGCGACTATATCCATCGAAACTGGAAGCTGCAAAACCATGCAATGTACGGGAACATCCAACTGCACAAGCAGCCGTACCGCAGTATGGTGTTAACGAAAGGGACGGAGCTGGATACCCGTTCCTTGCAGCTGTGGGAGCAAGCCATGGAACGGGTAAAACGCACTAATCCGCCGAATTATTCGGAAAAAGTGCTGGAAGACTTCCAAGCCCTTGACCTTTCTTTATTTAGAAGTGCCCTATAG
- a CDS encoding HEAT repeat domain-containing protein yields the protein MNKIIERLQGITYTAQTNPATLTGDDIAFVTQSVKSNNEKVIAQAYTTIGHIGNNRPEKIMHLIDGAFAALKDSNWEIREQAVLALGRIGRADINAVKNRLDKIIQLHCDSVPKVRAAMLDACQSIANAKASVFKPYIGLFERMLDDPDKEGVREHAPDIFRIIGKYEPEMVERSLVLLKDKLRDPSPKTQARAVEAIRTIETFLRRTPTV from the coding sequence ATGAATAAAATTATTGAACGCTTACAAGGTATTACCTATACGGCACAAACAAATCCCGCAACGTTAACCGGTGATGATATTGCATTCGTTACCCAAAGCGTTAAAAGCAACAACGAGAAAGTAATTGCGCAGGCATATACCACTATCGGTCACATCGGAAATAACAGACCGGAAAAAATTATGCACCTCATAGACGGTGCCTTTGCTGCATTAAAAGACAGTAACTGGGAAATTCGGGAACAAGCTGTTTTAGCGCTCGGCCGCATAGGCAGGGCGGATATCAATGCGGTAAAAAATCGGCTGGATAAAATTATTCAATTACATTGCGATTCAGTACCCAAAGTACGGGCAGCAATGCTGGATGCGTGTCAAAGTATTGCCAACGCCAAAGCGTCCGTCTTTAAACCATACATCGGCTTATTTGAACGTATGCTGGACGATCCCGACAAGGAGGGTGTACGTGAGCATGCCCCGGACATATTCCGCATCATCGGGAAATACGAACCGGAAATGGTTGAACGTTCATTGGTGTTGTTAAAGGACAAGCTACGCGATCCTTCCCCGAAAACGCAAGCTCGTGCCGTCGAAGCCATACGCACAATCGAAACATTCTTGCGCAGAACTCCGACGGTGTAG
- a CDS encoding prolyl-tRNA synthetase associated domain-containing protein produces the protein MTPAENVYKALQDMGISYEVVEHPPALTTEEADKYIEGKEGCRTKTLFLRNRNKKRCILLIMDEAKRLDMKKCAEMLEEKEFKFASAELLAEKLGLAAGVVSPFGLLNNTAHDVTVYFDKAMLDEYRILTFHPNENTATVFIDSGDLQRFIKNTGHEYFIINT, from the coding sequence ATGACACCAGCTGAAAATGTTTACAAAGCATTGCAAGATATGGGTATCAGTTACGAAGTTGTCGAACACCCGCCGGCTTTAACTACAGAAGAAGCCGATAAATACATCGAAGGTAAAGAAGGGTGCCGCACCAAAACGCTCTTTTTGCGGAACAGAAATAAAAAACGGTGTATTCTACTCATTATGGATGAGGCAAAACGGCTTGATATGAAAAAATGTGCGGAAATGCTTGAAGAAAAAGAATTTAAGTTTGCGTCAGCAGAATTGTTAGCGGAAAAACTCGGCCTTGCAGCTGGAGTGGTGTCACCGTTCGGTTTATTAAACAACACCGCGCATGACGTAACCGTATACTTCGATAAAGCAATGCTCGACGAATATCGCATTTTAACCTTTCATCCGAATGAAAATACAGCAACGGTTTTTATCGATTCCGGCGACCTGCAGCGTTTTATCAAAAATACCGGACATGAGTATTTTATCATCAATACATAA